The genomic region AAGAAGGATTAAAATTGTTAATTGAAGAAATGCCAAGCATTCCCGCTTTCCAACTGACATGGTTTGTGATTTACGATGAATACTACTGGACAAACTGGTCAACCGTGGAGAATATCTACGTACATCCTGTCCATACTTGGCCTAATTTCGGTTTTGAATTGCCGTATCTGAAAAGAACAAAATAAATTCTTCTAAAATCTGAATTTTTCAGGGGGGCCTCCCCCCCTATTTTGGAGGAGGTCCAGCTATGTGGAAGTACACAATCGCTAGATTCATACAATTTCTCATAGTTGTATTTATAAGCGTAACGGCTATTTTTTTAATAGTAAGATTAACTCCGAGCGGTCCTGTTGAAAACGCAATAGCAAGAATTTCATCAAGTGGAGCCTACCTAGAACCAAGTCTTGTAGAAAAAATGATAGATTCTTTGAAAGAAATGTATGGTTTAAAAGGAAATTTGTTTGAACAATATATCAACACCTGGAAAAGATTGCTCACTTTAGATTTTGGCCCATCCTTGACTTACTTTCCAACCCCTGTGAAATCTATTATCAGAGAATCTGTTTTTTGGACAATAGGATTGTTAGGCACGACAACCGTTTTATCGTGGATAATAGGAAATATACTAGGAGTTTTAGCAGGTTATTATGGTCAGAATTCACGCTTGTTGAATTTGATTGATACACTTTTCATGATTGTTAGACCTATTCCTTACTACATTCTCGCTTTTGTGCTTCTTATAGTATTTGCTTATTATATTCCAATTTTTCCCATAGGAGGGGCTTACACACCAGGTATAATTCCTCAAATGAACTGGGGTTTCTTTCTCGATATATTAAGACATGCATTTCTCCCTGCCTTGAGTTTACTACTCCTTGGAATAGCCGGTTGGTTTCAAAGTATGAAAATTATATCAATTAATATTAAAAGAGAAGATTTTGTCGTTTATGCAAAGTATGGAGGGGTACCGGATAAGAAAATAGTTATGAAATATATATTTAGAAATGCCCTTTTACCTCAAATAACAGGCCTATCCCTTTCGTTGGGTCAAATTTTTGGAGGAGCTTTGATAACAGAAATTGTTTTTTCTTACCCAGGGCTAGGTGGAGTACTCTATTCAGCCATTCTGCAGTCAGATTACAATACAATTTTAGGAATTGTTATGTTTTCAGTTCTGGCCATTTCACTTGGAACATTAATTTTGGACATAACATATCCTCTTTTTGATCCTCGAATTAGATACTCAAATAGGTGAGGTGGATTGAATGAGATATTTGAAGGATTTACTTCTTGATAAAAAATTTCGATTTAGCTTTATAGTAATGCTTTCACTAACATTTCTGGTGATTCTTTCTTTATTTTCTCCATACGAACCGACGCAATGGCAAGTTGTACCTGAAGAACTACCTCCTTCTTTTAAACACCCTTTTGGGACTACTTCGTTAGGTCAGGA from Thermotoga sp. Mc24 harbors:
- a CDS encoding ABC transporter permease, which produces MWKYTIARFIQFLIVVFISVTAIFLIVRLTPSGPVENAIARISSSGAYLEPSLVEKMIDSLKEMYGLKGNLFEQYINTWKRLLTLDFGPSLTYFPTPVKSIIRESVFWTIGLLGTTTVLSWIIGNILGVLAGYYGQNSRLLNLIDTLFMIVRPIPYYILAFVLLIVFAYYIPIFPIGGAYTPGIIPQMNWGFFLDILRHAFLPALSLLLLGIAGWFQSMKIISINIKREDFVVYAKYGGVPDKKIVMKYIFRNALLPQITGLSLSLGQIFGGALITEIVFSYPGLGGVLYSAILQSDYNTILGIVMFSVLAISLGTLILDITYPLFDPRIRYSNR